The nucleotide sequence GGACTGGCCGGCACGGACGAACTGGCGCAACCGTAGACGACACCTGCGATCAGCACGACCGCAGCAAGGGTTCTTGTCCGCATACTGTCGTTCTCCTTCTCGACCGATTCCCCGGTTCGGCCTGTGTGCTGGCGACGGTTGCAGCAAGGGTGCCAACGATTCGAAGCTGAAGAACTGAGGGATTTGCCTCAGTGCCCCCAACGTCGGGCGCCGCCCTGTCGAACGGCGAAGATCGCCGTCGAATTGCGAAAATCGAACGTGCGTGCTGTCGAGGCGGCGGCACGCATTCCCAACGGCGTGACGGTCAGGATCCCGACCCGGTTCTCACGCAGCGTGAACCCCGTAACGGAGAACGTCAGGCGGAGCGTGCAGCCGGTGCATCGCCGGACGACGGCCGACATCCCCGCGAGACGAGGGGATGGAACCGCGCGGGCCTCGACAGACGCGTGCGAAACCGCTTGACGTGCGTGAGACGGCCGTCATAATGAACGCCTGGGGCGCGGCTGTGCTGGCACCGATGTGTCCGAGACTCGCGGTCTGTCACCGCCCGCCACCGGCTCGGCACGCCCTCTGACCTGCCCCTTGATATCGGCGCCATTTCCCAGGAGAACAGCCTTGCGACACATTCGACGCGTCAGCGCGCTTGCGTGCGTGCTCGTCGCCTCCTTCGTGACACTCGCCGCGGCGCAGTCGATTCCGACGCCGTCCGACTTCCTGAAAGTCACCGTCGGAGGCGACGGCGTGCTCATCAGCTACGACCAGGCGGTCGCCTACTGGAAGGCCGTGGCTGAGAAGAGCGAGCGCATCAAGGTCCAGGAGCTCGGTCAGACTTCGATGGGGCTCCCCTACGTCGTTGCCATCGTCACGTCGCCCGAGAACCACAAGAAGCTGGACTACTACCGGGACCTCAACGACCGGCTCTACGACCCGCGAAAGACCACTCCGGCGCAGGCCAAGACGCTGATTGCGGAGGGGAAGACGATCGTCGCCATTCAGATGGCGATCCACGCCACTGAAGTCGGTGCGGCACAGATGTCGCCGGAGCTGGCGTACCGCTTCGCCACCGACAACTCGCCCTGGATGAGAGACGTGCTCGACAAGACCATCATCGTGCTCTCGCCGTCGCACAATCCGGACGGGATGAACATGGTGGCGGAGTGGAACAGGAAGGTGGCAGGCAGCAAGCTGGACCCGTCCACCCTGCCGTTCCTCTACCACAAGTACGTCGGCCACGACGACAACCGCGATTGGTACATGTTCACGCAGAAGGAGAGCCAGATCAGCGTGGAGAAGATCTGGAACCACTGGCACCCGCAGATCAGCTACGACCTCCACCAGATGGGCTCGAACGCGGCGCGCATCTTCGCACCGCCCTACGTCGACCCGTGGGATTCGAATGTCGATCCGATCGTGCGCGCCAACGTCACCTGGCTCGGCGGCGCCATGGCCAACCGGATCATCGGGGCGGGTAAAGAGGGGGTCGCGGTGCAGGCGATCTACGACGCCTGGACCCCGGCGCGCGGCTATGTGAACTACCACGGCGGCGTCAGGATGCTGACCGAAGCCGCCAGCGTGAAGCTCGCCAACCCGGTCGAGGTGACGTTCGATCAGTTGGCGCGAGGCATCGGCTACGACGCGAAGACCGTGTCGTGGAATTTCCCGCAACCGTGGCGCGGGGGCACCTGGCGGCTGCGCGACATCATGGACTACGAGCATCTCGCCATCGACGGCGTGCTCGAACACGCGGCGCGAAACCGCGAGCAGTGGCTGTCGAACTTCTACCGCGTCAACGCGAACGCCGTCGGCCGGAAGGACCCGGAGAGCGGCAGGCAGAAGCCGTATGCCATCGTGATCCCCGCGGATCAGAAGGACCAGGCCAGCACGTTCAAGATGCTCTGGGCGCTCCAGTTCGGAGACGTCGAGATCTCGCGCGCGAAGGCGGCGTTCACCGCCGGCGGCAGGCAGTATCCGGCCGGCTCGCACGTGATCCTGATGGCGCAGCCGGCCAGTTCCTACGCCAAGACGCTCACCGAGATCCAGCACTATCCCGACCTCCGCCAGTACCCCGGCGGTCCGCCGCAGCGCCCGTACGACGTGACGGCCTACACCATGCCGCTCATGATGGGCGTCGAGACGGTCACCGTGCAGGAGCCCTTCCAGGCCGACCTCGATCTCGTGAAGGAACGGATCGCGCTGCCGTCGGGCCGCGTGGCCGGCGTGCCGGTCGCCAGGGCGAAGGCGTACCTCTTCAAGCACGACAACGGCGGCATCATGGCGCTGACCCGGCTCGCGAAGCTCGGCGTGCGCGTGGAGTGGAGCACGGTGGCGTTCACCTCGGGCGGCGTGCAGTACCCGACGGGCACGATGGTCGTGCCGCTCGCGGGCCAGCCGAAGACGATGAAGGCCACCCAGGTGCACCAGGCGGTGGCGGCGGCGGCCAAGGCGTGCCCCGTTGAGTTC is from Vicinamibacterales bacterium and encodes:
- a CDS encoding M14 metallopeptidase family protein, which encodes MRHIRRVSALACVLVASFVTLAAAQSIPTPSDFLKVTVGGDGVLISYDQAVAYWKAVAEKSERIKVQELGQTSMGLPYVVAIVTSPENHKKLDYYRDLNDRLYDPRKTTPAQAKTLIAEGKTIVAIQMAIHATEVGAAQMSPELAYRFATDNSPWMRDVLDKTIIVLSPSHNPDGMNMVAEWNRKVAGSKLDPSTLPFLYHKYVGHDDNRDWYMFTQKESQISVEKIWNHWHPQISYDLHQMGSNAARIFAPPYVDPWDSNVDPIVRANVTWLGGAMANRIIGAGKEGVAVQAIYDAWTPARGYVNYHGGVRMLTEAASVKLANPVEVTFDQLARGIGYDAKTVSWNFPQPWRGGTWRLRDIMDYEHLAIDGVLEHAARNREQWLSNFYRVNANAVGRKDPESGRQKPYAIVIPADQKDQASTFKMLWALQFGDVEISRAKAAFTAGGRQYPAGSHVILMAQPASSYAKTLTEIQHYPDLRQYPGGPPQRPYDVTAYTMPLMMGVETVTVQEPFQADLDLVKERIALPSGRVAGVPVARAKAYLFKHDNGGIMALTRLAKLGVRVEWSTVAFTSGGVQYPTGTMVVPLAGQPKTMKATQVHQAVAAAAKACPVEFVAIADKVLPAGRAVRMPRVAMYKSYVASMDEGWTRWLFEQWEVPFTSLENKDVRAGALRAKYDVVVLPQQSAPSMINGHRPGAVPDEYAGGLGKEGVAALKEFTEAGGTLIALDAASMLPIEQFGLPVKNVLADTRGNHEALGPDSATFYGPGSILKAVVDVNSPIAYGAEPDGMIWFEQSPAFAVSGNAKTIVSYPPQGSVLLSGWLLGGEKLNGRSAVVEAPLGKGRVVLFGFRPQYRAQTWSTFKYLFNSLYYATMDEATSTVRKK